One stretch of Pirellulaceae bacterium DNA includes these proteins:
- a CDS encoding DUF1501 domain-containing protein, translating to MHNPLSRREMIARSGMGFGTLALGNLLAEDASANRKSPLEQQSPHFAPKAKRVIHLFMNGGPSHVDTFDPKPALDKYAGKKLPMKNLRTERKTGAAFPSPYRFHRFGESGTEVSEIFPNVAQCVDDMAVIRSMHADVPNHEPSLLLMNCGAARLIRPSVGSWLTYGLGTENQNLPAFIAMCPGGYPIQESQNWQSGFLPGIYQGTYINTKHREIDKLIEHIRHPETSTAVQRRQLDLLRKLNQQHLSERENDSALESRIESFELAFRMQREAAEAFDISREPRSIRKMYGSGTQARQILIARRLVERGVRYVQVWHGAGQPWDNHDDIEVNHRRLARECDQAIGALLVDLKQQGMLEDTLVIWGGEFGRTPTVELPKKGSNQGKVNGRDHNHHGFTMWLAGGGIKGGTVYGATDDFGFQAVDKRVHVHDLHATMLHLMGFDHEQLTYRYAGRDFRLTDVHGSVIHDLLA from the coding sequence ATGCACAACCCACTATCACGCCGAGAAATGATTGCCCGCAGCGGAATGGGCTTCGGAACGCTGGCGTTAGGTAATTTGTTGGCAGAAGATGCATCAGCCAACCGCAAATCTCCCTTGGAACAACAGTCACCGCATTTTGCCCCGAAAGCAAAACGCGTGATTCACTTGTTCATGAACGGAGGTCCCTCGCACGTCGACACGTTCGATCCAAAGCCGGCATTAGACAAATATGCGGGTAAGAAACTGCCAATGAAAAACTTGCGGACCGAACGAAAAACGGGTGCCGCATTTCCTTCGCCCTATCGATTTCATCGATTCGGCGAATCGGGAACGGAAGTTAGTGAGATTTTCCCAAACGTTGCCCAATGCGTGGATGACATGGCAGTCATCCGATCCATGCACGCCGATGTCCCAAACCACGAGCCATCCTTGCTACTGATGAATTGCGGTGCCGCGAGATTAATTCGCCCCAGTGTCGGCTCCTGGCTCACTTACGGCCTTGGCACTGAAAACCAGAATCTACCGGCCTTCATCGCCATGTGCCCTGGTGGATATCCGATTCAAGAATCTCAGAATTGGCAATCCGGTTTCTTGCCAGGAATTTATCAAGGCACTTATATCAATACAAAGCATCGCGAAATCGACAAACTCATCGAGCACATTCGTCATCCAGAGACTTCGACCGCGGTGCAACGGCGGCAGCTTGACCTACTTCGAAAACTAAACCAACAACACCTCTCTGAGCGAGAAAACGATTCTGCTTTAGAATCTCGAATCGAATCGTTTGAATTGGCGTTCCGAATGCAGCGAGAGGCAGCCGAGGCGTTTGACATTTCTCGTGAGCCTCGCTCGATCCGAAAGATGTATGGTTCGGGGACGCAAGCTCGTCAAATACTTATTGCCAGACGTTTAGTCGAGCGAGGCGTTCGCTACGTACAAGTCTGGCACGGCGCGGGCCAACCTTGGGATAACCATGATGACATCGAGGTCAATCATCGACGTCTTGCTCGTGAATGCGACCAGGCAATCGGCGCCTTGTTGGTCGACCTTAAGCAACAAGGCATGTTGGAAGACACCTTGGTTATTTGGGGCGGAGAGTTTGGGCGAACCCCAACCGTCGAATTACCGAAAAAAGGATCCAACCAGGGAAAAGTCAACGGTCGCGACCACAATCATCACGGCTTCACCATGTGGTTGGCGGGTGGCGGAATTAAAGGTGGAACCGTCTACGGAGCGACGGATGATTTCGGCTTTCAAGCTGTCGACAAACGGGTCCACGTCCATGACTTGCACGCTACCATGCTGCACCTGATGGGATTTGATCACGAGCAACTCACCTACCGCTACGCGGGTCGCGATTTCCGGCTCACCGATGTGCACGGAAGTGTCATTCACGACCTTCTGGCATAG
- a CDS encoding sulfatase-like hydrolase/transferase, whose translation MKYLIPSLLSLFLIFVTTPQTRIRADDSKRPNFVIIMADDLGFGDLSCFHGWINTPHLNQLAKSGLRLTDYHSNGAVCSPTRAALLTGRYQQRVGIPRVIVANPKAAEHRNGLPEKETTFAEALQQQGYATAIFGKWHLGYFPQFNPRLHGFQEFRGYVSGNVDFFSHVDQAGNADWWHNQQRVNESGYVTHLITAHAVRFLEEHQDRPFCLYLPHEAPHYPYQGPHDKADRSPGGSFANHGSRVDKKQAYREMVEELDKGVGQIVQKLQQLEIDQKTVIFFCSDNGATRLGSNAPFRGHKGSVWEGGHRVPAIAYWPGKIKPRESNQTMLSMDLMPTLLALADANADKFAFDGIDVSEHWLAAADLPERTLFWDTTKSQAVRDGAWKLVQQNNSKSPQLFQLTVDPKESKDVSQQQPQIRDQLSTKLKNWKKAVQSAR comes from the coding sequence ATGAAGTATCTCATACCAAGCCTGCTAAGCCTCTTTCTCATTTTTGTCACGACCCCACAAACTCGAATCAGAGCTGACGATTCGAAACGCCCCAACTTTGTCATTATCATGGCGGACGATTTAGGATTTGGCGACCTTTCCTGCTTCCATGGATGGATCAACACGCCCCACCTAAATCAACTCGCAAAATCAGGACTGCGATTGACGGATTATCATTCAAACGGTGCGGTCTGCAGTCCGACGAGAGCTGCGTTGCTAACAGGTCGCTACCAGCAACGGGTCGGGATCCCACGTGTCATCGTTGCCAACCCCAAAGCAGCAGAGCATCGCAACGGACTCCCCGAAAAAGAAACTACCTTTGCAGAAGCACTTCAGCAGCAAGGATACGCGACGGCTATTTTTGGAAAATGGCATTTGGGCTACTTCCCCCAATTCAACCCTCGCTTGCACGGCTTTCAGGAATTCCGAGGTTATGTGAGTGGGAATGTCGACTTTTTCTCACATGTCGACCAGGCTGGAAATGCCGACTGGTGGCACAACCAGCAACGCGTCAACGAATCAGGTTACGTGACCCACTTGATCACTGCGCACGCAGTACGTTTTCTAGAGGAACATCAAGATCGTCCCTTCTGCTTGTATCTTCCCCATGAAGCACCGCACTACCCCTATCAAGGCCCTCATGACAAGGCAGATCGCAGCCCGGGCGGGTCATTCGCCAATCATGGCTCACGGGTTGATAAAAAGCAGGCCTACCGCGAAATGGTAGAAGAATTAGACAAGGGTGTCGGACAAATTGTCCAAAAACTGCAACAATTGGAAATCGATCAAAAAACAGTAATCTTTTTTTGCTCCGATAACGGAGCGACACGACTGGGATCCAATGCGCCCTTTCGTGGTCACAAGGGATCAGTCTGGGAAGGCGGACATCGAGTCCCCGCGATTGCGTACTGGCCTGGCAAGATCAAGCCTCGTGAATCCAATCAAACGATGCTGAGCATGGATCTGATGCCAACCCTGTTAGCGTTGGCGGACGCAAATGCAGACAAATTTGCATTCGACGGCATCGATGTCTCAGAGCATTGGTTGGCAGCAGCAGACCTTCCTGAACGAACCCTCTTCTGGGACACCACAAAATCCCAAGCCGTTCGTGACGGTGCATGGAAATTGGTCCAACAAAACAACTCGAAGTCGCCACAACTTTTCCAGCTGACGGTCGATCCAAAAGAATCCAAAGATGTAAGCCAGCAACAACCGCAGATTCGCGACCAGCTTTCTACCAAACTTAAAAACTGGAAAAAGGCGGTTCAGTCAGCCCGCTAG
- a CDS encoding DUF1553 domain-containing protein encodes MSIRRDHFFLVIILWLIWPSLILGEVPDPGAAENFDRQVAPILAKHCLACHNAAEQKGGLNLSELQAATKGGESGNPLKSTTEGPALLWQRVLDGEMPPEGTVSQEEQATLKSWIESGATWGTNPIDVFQFTTEQRAGRDWWSLQPLQQSNPPATADHPIDGFIQAKLIEQHLQVSPPASARELARRIAFDITGLPPEQQDVAKLESSDHPSSYRELVRKLLDSPHYGEHWARHWLDVARYGESDGFEYDRMRPNAWRYRDWVINAFNQDMSYRKFAQLQIAGDILSPDDPAAITATGFLVCGAHDGLIPQGDVMRQVMRQDTLEDFVGTVGQTFLGLTINCARCHDHKFDPITQREYYEMTAALAGVNHGERKIQLDQDRLKRLQQRADQISEALAALETPIRSKLLAKRQENQQAPEPDLSSNGDLRPIAAWDFTSGLDDQIGELHAKVIGGAQQTADGLELDGQTAHAVTQSLKGSLKAKTFEAWVRLSNRDQRGGGVISLQTLDGVTFDAIVYGERDPHQWMAGSNGFQRTQSFKGEEERIATKEFVHIAITYGEDGRISAYRQGRPYGQSYQAAGVASFAPNQAQIIFGLRHGTAGSGRMLAGTIRQAKLYDYVLNEEQIAASAGDSSYISRDEIIRQLNPTQQETHRELSEELAKLTNEQATMKEGKVYAAITRNPASVHVLLRGNPLQKGDVVAAGGIAAIQGVDPDFGIDEKASDAQRRQRLAEWIANPDNPLFARVIANRIWHYHFGRGLVDTPNDFGFSGGHPSHPELLDWLAGKLIEHDWSLKELHFLIVTSNTYQQSSRWNEAAAKIDSDNRWLWRFSPRRLSAEEIRDAVLTVSGGLNRQHGGPPFQDVRPYTHRGAQFYEPIDPAGNEFARRSIYRLWARGGRHPLLDAFDCPDPSATAPQRAMTTTPIQALTMLNSSFVMRLSESFSERLQSERETIPEQISLAYQNSFSRPPKGIELERASQFVQEHGLAAFCRVLLNSNEFMHID; translated from the coding sequence ATGAGCATTAGACGGGATCATTTTTTCTTGGTGATCATTTTGTGGCTCATCTGGCCATCATTAATCTTGGGGGAAGTTCCCGACCCAGGCGCAGCAGAAAATTTCGATCGTCAGGTCGCGCCCATCCTCGCGAAACACTGCTTAGCCTGCCACAACGCGGCAGAGCAAAAGGGCGGTCTCAATCTGTCCGAACTCCAAGCCGCCACCAAAGGTGGCGAAAGCGGCAACCCGTTAAAATCCACCACTGAAGGACCTGCCCTTCTCTGGCAGCGTGTGCTCGATGGAGAAATGCCACCAGAAGGAACCGTTTCACAAGAGGAGCAAGCGACGTTGAAAAGCTGGATTGAGTCGGGGGCAACCTGGGGCACCAATCCCATTGACGTGTTTCAATTCACAACCGAGCAACGGGCCGGTCGCGACTGGTGGTCACTGCAACCGCTTCAACAATCGAATCCGCCGGCCACTGCCGATCATCCAATCGACGGATTCATTCAAGCCAAACTGATTGAACAACACCTACAGGTCTCCCCGCCAGCATCGGCGCGAGAGTTGGCACGTCGAATTGCCTTTGACATCACGGGGTTACCACCTGAGCAGCAAGATGTCGCGAAGCTCGAATCCTCCGATCATCCGTCCAGCTATCGTGAATTAGTCCGTAAGCTTCTGGATTCACCTCACTACGGTGAGCACTGGGCCAGGCATTGGCTCGATGTTGCTCGCTACGGTGAAAGCGATGGTTTCGAATATGATCGGATGCGTCCGAACGCGTGGCGTTATCGAGACTGGGTAATCAACGCCTTCAACCAAGACATGTCTTATCGTAAGTTCGCTCAACTGCAGATCGCGGGCGATATCCTCTCCCCAGATGATCCTGCCGCCATCACGGCTACTGGCTTTCTTGTCTGTGGCGCCCATGATGGCCTCATTCCCCAAGGGGATGTGATGCGTCAGGTGATGCGACAGGATACGCTTGAAGATTTTGTGGGAACGGTTGGGCAAACGTTCCTCGGATTGACCATCAATTGTGCACGTTGCCACGACCACAAATTCGACCCCATCACCCAGCGTGAATACTACGAAATGACCGCCGCCTTGGCTGGCGTCAATCATGGGGAGCGCAAGATTCAACTTGATCAAGATCGCCTGAAACGATTGCAGCAACGGGCCGATCAAATCAGTGAAGCACTCGCAGCATTGGAAACACCCATCCGATCGAAACTGCTCGCGAAGCGACAAGAAAACCAACAAGCCCCCGAACCGGACCTGTCCAGCAATGGCGACCTGCGTCCAATCGCTGCTTGGGATTTCACGTCAGGCCTCGATGATCAGATCGGTGAACTTCATGCCAAAGTGATCGGTGGCGCGCAACAGACCGCAGACGGATTAGAACTGGATGGACAAACAGCACACGCCGTAACTCAGTCTCTGAAAGGTTCACTCAAGGCAAAAACGTTTGAGGCTTGGGTCCGCCTGAGTAATCGCGATCAACGCGGAGGCGGCGTGATCAGTTTACAGACTTTGGATGGCGTCACATTCGATGCGATCGTTTACGGTGAACGAGACCCTCACCAATGGATGGCTGGTAGCAATGGCTTTCAGCGCACCCAATCATTCAAGGGGGAAGAGGAGCGAATTGCCACCAAGGAATTCGTGCATATCGCAATCACGTACGGTGAGGACGGTCGAATATCGGCGTACCGTCAGGGCAGGCCCTATGGCCAATCGTATCAGGCCGCCGGTGTCGCATCCTTTGCACCAAATCAAGCTCAAATCATTTTCGGACTACGACACGGTACAGCCGGATCGGGCCGTATGTTAGCTGGCACGATTCGACAGGCGAAACTTTACGACTACGTGCTTAACGAAGAACAAATCGCTGCTTCTGCCGGGGATAGCTCTTACATCTCGCGGGATGAAATCATTCGTCAACTCAATCCAACTCAGCAAGAAACACATCGAGAATTATCCGAAGAGCTGGCAAAGCTGACGAACGAACAAGCGACGATGAAGGAAGGAAAGGTTTACGCGGCCATCACAAGAAATCCGGCTTCGGTGCACGTGTTGCTCCGCGGCAATCCATTGCAAAAAGGCGATGTGGTAGCTGCCGGAGGCATTGCGGCGATTCAAGGCGTAGACCCCGATTTTGGTATTGATGAGAAGGCGAGCGATGCTCAGCGAAGACAACGACTTGCCGAATGGATAGCGAATCCTGACAATCCGCTCTTCGCGCGTGTGATTGCGAATCGAATCTGGCACTACCATTTTGGACGAGGCTTGGTGGACACCCCAAATGATTTTGGATTCAGCGGTGGCCATCCCTCGCACCCAGAATTGCTGGATTGGTTAGCGGGAAAACTGATTGAGCATGACTGGAGCTTAAAAGAACTGCACTTCCTGATTGTCACCAGCAACACCTACCAACAATCATCACGCTGGAATGAGGCGGCCGCAAAAATTGATTCCGACAATCGATGGCTTTGGCGTTTTTCCCCCAGACGATTATCCGCAGAAGAAATCCGAGACGCTGTACTCACGGTCTCTGGCGGACTGAATCGCCAGCACGGTGGCCCGCCATTCCAAGACGTGCGACCCTACACACACCGGGGTGCTCAGTTCTACGAACCGATTGATCCAGCTGGCAATGAATTTGCTCGTCGTAGCATCTACCGTTTATGGGCTCGAGGCGGGCGTCATCCCCTGCTAGATGCTTTCGATTGCCCCGACCCTTCCGCCACCGCCCCCCAACGGGCTATGACAACGACACCGATACAAGCACTTACGATGTTAAACAGTTCGTTCGTGATGCGTCTTTCAGAAAGTTTTTCCGAACGACTGCAGTCTGAAAGAGAAACGATTCCTGAACAAATCAGCCTCGCCTATCAGAATTCATTTTCACGCCCCCCCAAGGGGATCGAGCTTGAGCGTGCAAGTCAATTTGTTCAAGAACATGGCTTGGCCGCCTTTTGTCGCGTGCTGCTAAACAGTAATGAGTTCATGCACATCGATTGA
- a CDS encoding sulfatase-like hydrolase/transferase has protein sequence MTSTSPFRKTILRSEILRALLFLFCTTCWHNPWLSFLTAIPAAEPQHPNIVMIMCDDLGWGDVGFNGNKLIATPQLDQWASQGLIFDRFYSAAPVCSPTRGSCLTGRHPYRYGIFTANRGHLKKKEITLAELLRQSGYATGHFGKWHLGTLTTTLRESNRGGPRGRKHFAPPSEHGFDICFSTEAKVPTWDPMQKPPKANNKWWAPIPAEQGIKYGTHYWDQRGALVTENLVGDDSRVIIDRVLPFFDQHAKNSQPFFAVIWLHAPHLPVVSGKQYTERYANYSKYEQHYFGCITALDDQMGRVRDALNRLKIANNTLVFFCADNGPEGRSGSAPGSARPFRGRKRDLFEGGIRVPAFVVWPRQIKTNQRTHIPAVTSDYLPTILDLLEMSPINDRPLDGTSLAPLLCGDPIKRQTGIGFQSANQAAWIEDRYKLLRRGSNIFLFDLIHDPSESKDIAADHKNMVNRMQKELSKWIDSCRHSNQGGDYES, from the coding sequence ATGACTTCGACTTCTCCGTTCCGCAAAACAATCCTCCGCAGTGAAATACTGCGAGCTTTGCTGTTTCTCTTTTGCACGACGTGCTGGCACAATCCTTGGCTGAGTTTTCTTACAGCGATACCGGCCGCGGAGCCACAACATCCGAACATCGTAATGATCATGTGCGACGATCTCGGCTGGGGGGATGTCGGCTTCAACGGGAACAAACTAATCGCCACGCCTCAGCTTGATCAGTGGGCCAGTCAGGGGCTGATCTTTGACCGTTTTTATTCGGCCGCACCCGTGTGCAGTCCGACACGAGGTTCATGCCTCACCGGTCGACATCCTTACCGATACGGGATTTTCACCGCGAACCGCGGCCATCTCAAAAAGAAAGAAATCACACTGGCTGAGCTGCTGCGGCAATCCGGGTACGCAACGGGACATTTCGGTAAATGGCATTTAGGAACATTGACGACGACGCTTCGAGAATCGAACCGTGGTGGCCCACGAGGACGTAAGCATTTCGCGCCTCCTTCGGAACATGGTTTCGACATCTGCTTCTCAACAGAAGCCAAAGTCCCCACTTGGGATCCGATGCAGAAACCCCCTAAGGCGAACAACAAGTGGTGGGCCCCCATCCCTGCGGAGCAGGGGATAAAATATGGAACCCATTACTGGGACCAACGCGGTGCACTCGTGACGGAAAATCTAGTGGGAGATGACTCACGCGTGATTATTGACCGAGTCTTACCTTTCTTCGATCAGCATGCAAAAAACTCCCAACCATTCTTTGCGGTGATCTGGCTTCACGCCCCGCACTTGCCGGTTGTCTCAGGCAAGCAGTACACAGAACGCTATGCAAACTATTCAAAATATGAACAACATTACTTTGGCTGCATCACCGCTCTCGACGATCAAATGGGGCGAGTCCGAGATGCCTTGAACCGGCTAAAGATCGCCAATAACACACTCGTATTTTTCTGTGCTGACAATGGGCCCGAAGGACGTAGTGGATCGGCCCCGGGCAGTGCTCGACCGTTCCGAGGACGCAAGCGTGATTTGTTTGAAGGCGGCATTCGAGTTCCTGCATTCGTCGTTTGGCCTCGGCAGATTAAAACGAATCAACGCACTCACATTCCCGCCGTAACAAGCGACTACTTACCGACCATCCTCGATTTGCTTGAGATGTCTCCCATTAACGATCGGCCTCTCGACGGTACTAGCCTCGCGCCATTGCTGTGCGGTGACCCCATCAAGCGTCAAACAGGGATTGGTTTCCAATCCGCAAATCAGGCAGCATGGATCGAAGATCGTTATAAACTGTTAAGACGCGGTAGTAACATCTTCTTATTTGACCTCATCCACGACCCGTCCGAATCAAAAGACATTGCAGCTGACCACAAGAATATGGTGAACCGAATGCAGAAAGAGCTGAGCAAATGGATCGATTCGTGCCGACACAGCAACCAAGGTGGTGATTACGAATCATGA
- a CDS encoding DUF1501 domain-containing protein: MNPFPDPHSNAPTPIDRRQWFRWTQAGLGGAALSSLLMRDGIAQATGSSNESATLENVPHQAPKAKRAIHICLCGGFSHIDTFDYKPELSKRHGTPLTGDERPDVFFGKVGLLRKNDWNFKQRGESGLWVSDLFPHLSQVADELTVIRSMVANSSSHTPATFQENTGFRFNGFPVAGAWMSYGLGSETDELPAYVVLPDARGYPAGGTTNWTNGFLPAQHQGVVFKTNETVIDNLQPARAINAQTDAASRVLLQQLNQQHFQERGQKDDLLDSRIRSYALAAKMQLAVPQVTDLANETRATLEDYGMTGEATKDFGRSCLMARRLLENGVRFVQLFSGGSFGSPRINWDGHEDMIRNHNREAQRIDQPVAALIRDLKQRGMLEDTLVLFTSEFGRTPFTQSAANEVGKGRDHNQTGFSVWMAGGGLKPGFAYGATDEVGWKAVENPVSWYDFHATVLHLLGIDHKRLTYYHNGIQRRLTDVHGRRINDILA; the protein is encoded by the coding sequence TTGAATCCATTTCCTGACCCACACTCGAATGCCCCCACTCCCATCGATCGCCGGCAATGGTTCCGCTGGACGCAAGCTGGCTTGGGGGGAGCAGCTTTATCCAGCCTGTTAATGCGGGATGGAATTGCTCAGGCAACGGGTTCAAGCAACGAATCAGCAACACTTGAGAACGTGCCCCATCAAGCTCCAAAAGCCAAGCGAGCGATCCATATCTGCCTCTGTGGTGGATTCAGCCACATTGATACGTTTGACTACAAACCCGAACTCAGCAAGCGGCACGGAACACCGCTAACCGGCGACGAAAGACCGGATGTTTTTTTTGGCAAGGTCGGGTTACTCCGGAAAAACGACTGGAATTTCAAACAACGCGGCGAAAGTGGACTATGGGTATCGGATCTGTTCCCCCACCTTTCGCAAGTCGCTGATGAACTCACGGTTATTCGCTCAATGGTCGCCAATTCATCGAGCCACACTCCAGCAACATTTCAAGAAAACACAGGATTTCGCTTCAATGGATTTCCAGTTGCCGGCGCTTGGATGTCGTATGGGCTAGGCTCCGAAACAGATGAGCTTCCTGCTTACGTCGTGCTGCCTGACGCACGAGGTTACCCGGCTGGAGGCACAACCAATTGGACCAATGGATTTCTGCCAGCTCAACATCAAGGAGTCGTCTTCAAGACCAACGAAACGGTCATCGACAATTTGCAACCTGCACGTGCGATTAATGCACAAACAGATGCAGCCAGTCGAGTCCTATTACAGCAACTGAATCAACAACATTTTCAGGAGCGGGGTCAAAAAGATGACCTGCTCGACAGTCGAATTCGCAGCTATGCTTTGGCCGCAAAAATGCAGCTTGCTGTTCCTCAAGTCACCGATCTTGCCAACGAAACGAGGGCGACACTCGAAGACTACGGAATGACAGGTGAAGCGACGAAGGACTTTGGACGCAGTTGCTTAATGGCCCGTCGCTTATTGGAAAATGGCGTTCGATTCGTACAACTGTTCTCCGGAGGATCATTCGGATCCCCGCGAATCAATTGGGATGGACATGAAGACATGATTCGCAATCACAATCGCGAAGCACAGCGAATTGACCAACCGGTAGCAGCTTTGATTCGTGATCTAAAACAACGCGGTATGCTCGAGGATACGCTGGTGCTATTCACGAGCGAATTCGGTCGTACCCCCTTCACTCAATCAGCTGCTAACGAAGTTGGCAAAGGACGTGACCACAATCAAACGGGGTTCAGCGTCTGGATGGCGGGTGGCGGACTCAAACCAGGCTTTGCTTACGGAGCAACCGATGAAGTTGGCTGGAAGGCAGTCGAAAACCCCGTATCGTGGTACGACTTTCACGCCACTGTCTTGCATCTACTGGGCATTGATCACAAGCGACTCACTTACTACCACAATGGTATCCAGCGACGCCTGACCGACGTTCATGGGCGTCGGATCAACGACATTCTTGCCTGA
- a CDS encoding PSD1 and planctomycete cytochrome C domain-containing protein, translating into MRRLLLITWLSSMLITSFYRNAVADEGTDYYEQHIRPVLVEHCYECHSADAEELQAGLRLDQPAGWLDGGDSGPAIIPESPEESLLLKALSYEDDFYQMPPDQKLADEIVERFTAWIEMGAPAPQPNASTGRGTNDAPESPQQFTAESHWAFQRPHYQSLDVAKIKTSSTNIHSILDAIIQSQLAEVDLAPSPQADAATLVRRLSIDLTGLPASFEEISSYQQNGRPDRYQQLVERLIHSPRFGERWARHWLDVARFADTKGYVFTEDRNYPDAYKFRDWVIESFNRDRPIDDFLRLQLAADQLSADKPENLSAMGFLTLGRRFLNDKHDIIDDRIDVVTRGMMGLTVTCARCHDHKYDPIPTADYYSLYGVFSNSEEPGGEPSPLRLVDRESLSDAYIFVRGNSSNRGKRVERQFLKILSKPERPPFQKGSGRLELAHAIADHQNPLTARVFINRVWGHLTGSHLVDSPSDFGTRSRKPDQLALLDYLTIEFVKRDWSIKWLVREIVLSATYRQSATDRPTAAELDPENRLYWKMNRRRLDFESMRDGILLKCGQLDQAAIGGPSENLTGKERSHRRSLYAFIDRQNLPSLFRVFDVALPDTHVPRRYQTTVPQQALFLMNSPFIRANADSAISSWRLAEETNDSEIVRGLYRQILGREPNSTELDLACHFLAEKSDEKQLRQQAMARFAQVLLLSNEFLFLD; encoded by the coding sequence ATGCGCCGACTGCTGCTAATCACATGGCTGAGTTCGATGCTCATCACGAGCTTTTATCGGAATGCGGTCGCTGATGAGGGGACAGACTACTATGAGCAACACATTCGTCCCGTGCTGGTTGAGCATTGTTATGAATGTCATTCGGCGGATGCGGAAGAATTACAAGCTGGCCTTCGACTCGACCAACCTGCTGGTTGGTTGGACGGCGGTGATTCGGGTCCGGCAATCATCCCCGAGTCTCCGGAAGAAAGCTTGCTGCTGAAGGCGCTCAGCTACGAGGACGACTTCTACCAAATGCCGCCTGACCAGAAACTGGCGGACGAAATCGTCGAACGATTCACCGCTTGGATTGAGATGGGCGCCCCCGCACCGCAACCGAATGCGTCCACCGGCCGCGGAACGAACGATGCGCCCGAATCTCCCCAGCAATTTACCGCGGAATCTCACTGGGCCTTTCAACGTCCACATTATCAGTCCCTCGACGTTGCGAAAATCAAAACTAGCTCAACCAACATTCATTCAATCCTCGACGCGATCATCCAATCACAACTCGCCGAAGTCGATTTGGCGCCATCTCCTCAAGCCGACGCCGCTACACTGGTCCGCCGCCTTTCCATCGATCTCACAGGTCTACCGGCCAGCTTCGAAGAGATCTCTAGCTATCAGCAAAACGGGCGTCCCGATCGCTATCAACAATTGGTCGAGCGTCTCATTCATTCGCCCCGTTTTGGAGAACGTTGGGCCAGACATTGGCTCGACGTCGCGAGATTCGCCGACACAAAAGGATACGTGTTTACCGAAGATCGGAACTACCCAGATGCGTACAAGTTCCGGGACTGGGTCATCGAATCCTTCAATCGAGATCGACCGATTGACGATTTCCTTCGTTTGCAGCTGGCAGCTGACCAGCTGTCCGCCGACAAACCCGAAAACCTCTCCGCAATGGGATTCTTGACCCTCGGCCGACGTTTCCTCAACGACAAACACGACATCATTGATGATCGGATCGATGTGGTGACGCGTGGCATGATGGGTCTGACAGTGACCTGCGCACGCTGTCACGATCACAAGTACGATCCGATTCCCACCGCAGATTACTACTCTCTCTATGGCGTTTTTTCCAATTCCGAAGAACCGGGAGGGGAACCTTCGCCGTTGCGATTGGTCGACCGTGAGTCATTAAGCGACGCATACATTTTTGTACGAGGCAATTCTTCGAACCGCGGCAAACGGGTCGAGAGACAGTTTCTCAAAATCTTGTCAAAACCAGAGCGTCCTCCCTTTCAAAAAGGCAGCGGCCGTTTGGAATTAGCCCATGCAATTGCCGATCACCAAAATCCGCTAACCGCGCGCGTCTTTATCAACCGTGTTTGGGGACACTTAACCGGAAGCCACTTGGTCGATTCACCAAGTGATTTCGGAACGCGAAGTCGAAAGCCCGACCAACTCGCCCTGCTCGACTATCTGACGATAGAATTCGTCAAGCGAGATTGGTCCATCAAATGGCTGGTACGGGAAATTGTACTGTCAGCAACTTACCGCCAATCGGCAACCGATCGCCCGACAGCAGCCGAGCTTGACCCAGAAAATCGACTTTATTGGAAGATGAATCGTCGCCGGCTTGACTTCGAATCGATGCGTGACGGCATTCTGTTGAAGTGTGGACAACTTGATCAGGCAGCCATCGGTGGCCCTTCCGAAAACCTGACGGGCAAAGAGCGCTCTCACCGTCGCAGCCTTTACGCTTTCATTGATCGCCAAAACTTACCGAGTCTGTTCCGCGTTTTCGACGTCGCCTTACCCGATACCCATGTGCCACGCCGCTACCAAACAACAGTTCCGCAACAAGCATTGTTTTTGATGAACAGCCCATTTATTCGGGCGAATGCAGACAGCGCGATTTCTTCCTGGAGATTGGCCGAGGAGACCAACGACTCCGAGATCGTTCGCGGACTCTATCGGCAAATTCTTGGTCGGGAACCCAATTCGACCGAGTTGGACCTCGCTTGTCACTTCCTTGCTGAAAAGTCGGACGAAAAACAACTGCGGCAGCAAGCCATGGCGCGTTTCGCACAGGTCCTACTGCTTTCAAACGAGTTTCTTTTCTTGGACTAA